The following are from one region of the Cetobacterium sp. ZOR0034 genome:
- a CDS encoding sigma-70 family RNA polymerase sigma factor, whose protein sequence is MIEVRDIKLAQQGDEEATEKIFQEYQSSILRNNRKFFLKGAESDDLLQEGYIGLMKAIKSYDESKNACFNTFANLCIRRQIITAVKTHSSAKYQNLNSAVMGEEYVGFEEVTKYNSPSINFYNPEEIVLGKELVKLLESFLVENLSDLEKKVFYYLCKEYTYVEIANLLNETPKKIDNTIQRIKKKIINYLGTGFTK, encoded by the coding sequence ATGATTGAAGTTAGAGACATCAAATTAGCACAACAAGGTGATGAAGAGGCCACTGAAAAAATTTTCCAAGAATATCAAAGCTCTATTTTAAGAAATAATCGTAAGTTTTTCTTAAAAGGTGCAGAATCAGACGATTTATTACAAGAAGGATATATAGGGCTTATGAAAGCTATTAAATCATATGATGAAAGTAAAAATGCATGTTTTAATACTTTCGCAAACCTTTGTATAAGAAGACAAATCATTACTGCTGTTAAAACTCACAGCTCAGCTAAATACCAAAATTTAAACTCTGCTGTTATGGGAGAAGAGTATGTTGGATTTGAAGAAGTTACTAAATATAACTCTCCATCAATCAACTTCTATAATCCTGAAGAGATTGTTTTAGGAAAAGAGCTAGTTAAACTTTTAGAGAGTTTTTTAGTTGAAAATTTAAGTGATCTTGAGAAGAAAGTTTTTTATTATCTTTGCAAAGAATACACATATGTTGAAATTGCAAATCTTCTTAATGAAACACCTAAGAAAATTGATAATACTATTCAAAGAATTAAAAAGAAAATTATAAACTATCTAGGAACAGGATTCACAAAATAA